A genome region from Carcharodon carcharias isolate sCarCar2 chromosome 17, sCarCar2.pri, whole genome shotgun sequence includes the following:
- the dkk1b gene encoding dickkopf-related protein 1b: MYLEAVQMGRLFLTFCLYNAVSSFNSNAIKTGSGAVQSPSHPASIAPQVVHQHSVNKNHAVDQLQLATCLDDRDCAVEQFCSASRSASQHCLNCRRRRKRCLRDAMCCPGTRCSNGMCVPNDAEHIPEEIEETILDSWSPEDQQTTLDSQPRRTTVPARSHSVKGQEGDVCLRSSDCAQGLCCARHFWSKICKPVLREGQVCTRHKRKGSHGLEIFQRCDCAQGYSCRMQRGASHGSSKNSRLHTCQ; the protein is encoded by the exons ATGTATTTGGAAGCGGTGCAAATGGGCAGGCTGTTCCTCACCTTCTGCCTCTACAATGCCGTGAGCTCCTTCAATTCCAACGCCATCAAGACGGGTAGTGGAGCAGTGCAGAGCCCAAGTCACCCGGCCAGTATTGCTCCCCAGGTTGTCCACCAGCACAGTGTCAACAAAAACCATGCAGTCGACCAACTCCAG CTCGCCACTTGCTTGgatgaccgggactgtgctgtcgAGCAGTTCTGTTCCGCTTCGCGCTCCGCTTCCCAGCATTGCCTGAACTGCCGCCGGCGCCGGAAGCGCTGTCTCCGAGATGCTATGTGCTGTCCGGGGACTCGCTGCAGTAACG GTATGTGCGTGCCCAATGATGCGGAGCACATCCCCGAGGAGATAGAGGAGACGATCCTGGATAGCTGGAGCCCTGAGGATCAGCAAACCACCCTGGATAGTCAGCCGAGGAGGACCACCGTCCCAGCGAGGTCCCACTCCGTGAAAG GGCAAGAAGGCGACGTTTGTCTCAGGTCCTCAGACTGTGCCCAAGGACTGTGCTGCGCCCGACACTTCTGGTCCAAGATCTGCAAGCCCGTGCTGAGGGAAGGCCAAGTGTGCACCAGGCACAAGCGGAAAGGCTCGCACGGCCTGGAGATATTCCAGAGGTGCGACTGCGCCCAGGGTTACTCGTGCCGGATGCAGAGAGGGGCCAGTCACGGCTCCAGCAAGAATTCAAGGCTGCACACCTGCCAGTGA